A part of Pyramidobacter porci genomic DNA contains:
- a CDS encoding SH3 domain-containing C40 family peptidase: MMRFEMLCLAALLLILPVVPAAARPALNLTDERIADVDELSQIPSSYLRGALNVRWLGGKKQNELAAAAMAKFFAPWRGGAVDDPLVPGWGFDVLDAPRWGENLQPLTEEKKAALRGQADMGRFPSMDLCAVAVVNTSARALPTNRPAFADPGAAGEGFPFDYMQCGAVWAGTPLRVKHADRSGAWYLCESGLFSGWIRAADVALAGRSFMEKYDTGRYGVIVADDTPLRDAGGRTLTVVHTGAIFPVASERDGALVLNVPVRTSAGTAKVARAVAGAAERWPLPMDAAGVGALADRFVSVNYGWGGLFEDRDCSATMHDLFLPFGIGLPHHSSLQAKCGVFIDLTGKSNEEKLKIIRARGVPFRTLIGMKGHVALFIGLSPKGEPLILHNFWGVRLASEENPDLSGRIVLGRVVVTTLRPGVERRGMVAPGGLLDRITTLTFLPGFEPAEKGLGERE, translated from the coding sequence ATGATGAGATTCGAAATGCTGTGCCTTGCCGCGCTGCTTCTGATCCTGCCGGTCGTGCCGGCGGCGGCGCGGCCGGCGCTGAACCTGACGGACGAACGCATCGCCGATGTGGACGAGCTTTCGCAGATTCCCTCGTCGTATCTGCGCGGCGCGCTGAACGTGCGCTGGCTTGGCGGAAAAAAGCAGAACGAACTGGCCGCGGCGGCCATGGCGAAATTTTTCGCGCCATGGCGCGGCGGCGCCGTGGACGATCCTCTCGTTCCCGGATGGGGCTTCGACGTGCTCGACGCGCCGCGCTGGGGCGAAAATTTGCAGCCGCTGACGGAGGAGAAAAAAGCGGCCCTGCGCGGGCAAGCCGACATGGGGCGCTTCCCCTCCATGGACCTCTGCGCCGTCGCCGTGGTCAACACCAGCGCCCGGGCGCTGCCCACGAACCGCCCCGCTTTTGCCGATCCGGGAGCCGCCGGCGAAGGCTTTCCGTTCGATTACATGCAGTGCGGCGCCGTTTGGGCCGGCACGCCGCTGCGCGTGAAACACGCCGACCGCAGCGGGGCCTGGTATCTGTGCGAGTCCGGTCTGTTCTCCGGATGGATCAGAGCCGCCGACGTCGCTCTGGCGGGGCGTTCGTTCATGGAAAAATACGACACCGGCCGTTACGGCGTGATCGTGGCCGACGACACGCCGCTGCGCGACGCCGGCGGGCGCACGCTGACCGTGGTTCACACGGGCGCGATTTTTCCCGTGGCTTCGGAGCGCGACGGCGCGCTGGTGCTGAACGTGCCCGTCCGCACTTCTGCGGGAACTGCGAAAGTCGCTCGCGCCGTCGCCGGCGCGGCGGAACGCTGGCCGCTGCCGATGGACGCCGCCGGCGTCGGCGCGCTCGCCGACCGCTTCGTGAGCGTGAACTACGGCTGGGGCGGTCTGTTCGAGGACCGCGACTGCTCGGCCACCATGCACGACCTGTTCCTGCCCTTCGGCATCGGCCTGCCGCACCACAGTTCTTTGCAGGCGAAATGCGGTGTTTTCATCGATTTGACCGGAAAGAGCAACGAGGAAAAACTGAAGATCATCCGCGCACGCGGCGTCCCGTTCCGCACGCTGATCGGCATGAAAGGGCACGTGGCCCTGTTCATCGGGCTGTCGCCCAAGGGCGAGCCGCTGATCCTTCATAACTTTTGGGGTGTCCGGCTCGCGTCGGAAGAAAATCCCGATCTGAGCGGCCGCATCGTGCTCGGCCGCGTCGTCGTCACCACGCTGCGTCCCGGCGTCGAGCGCCGC